One window of the Populus nigra chromosome 4, ddPopNigr1.1, whole genome shotgun sequence genome contains the following:
- the LOC133691596 gene encoding probable myosin-binding protein 4 isoform X1 has protein sequence MAATGTSFIKVQRNLQRFTTVLQSAACEWFLLFWLLIDAVLSYLLTKFASYCGLQIPSMFCSRLDHFLGNEKPGFYKKLICSNHRSEMSSLISCHIHGKLAGGYGMCEECLLSSTMKSVPSPDINRLLMGKFGFDIGAPGFQNSLQNRELVSGSVGTRMCSCCKRSRQTSNRIAQLKSPRSGMTKPNIPLPRHLTHRENIRKKRKKFPGSVTSHRLVRCDYNPRSHVGYAELKFTFDSDSEFPFFDDDEGSSIGKKMKELKEESTVPPKTLTDGISSEKMTHHSLRSLASDVDLNRQQADHENCPSALPELISLDDCPSSSVMETPPGVSSVRSELKFPFFQSYNLSALSDLMSLVVPSSFSAVEGPLEASERNSADYTGTGDGRYISINKHKEISKLTTSIRGGDRVATEVPSINSCNVDLIDVWKPAANSEEGEAHTFMAEKGTANEHERVDENLELPTENVFAEVPDLSLNNKINGVEGRGDELEMNDALGPNGVQTLQTERAESSGLESLDGSFVNDIEGESIVDRLKRQVEHDKRRISDLYEELEEERSASAIAANQAMAMINRLQEEKAALHMEALQYLRMMEEQAEHDVEALEKANDLLAEREKEIQDLEAEIDFLQFNTPDEPVAETIHVKSYDLKEKNMSLENTSKGDDDTNVPCSSSFREVLNGSEKPATVKSLLSEYDDEQLLISQRLKGLERKLHQFASHGASQFVSNGDYSEEAHGALNEGESLDYEGSRTNDQTKEDNLSTQKDSPVSNGSLPAHETSSAFIAKDQDVCNESNHPVFNGQKPSEQHNEIDLVVLEKEISDLNGRLETLEFDKNFLEHAFNSLQSRKEGLQFVQEIAHHLQKSRKMGMRNSDQSVP, from the exons ATGGCTGCAACTGGCACTTCATTTATTAAAGTACAGAGGAATCTGCAGAGGTTCACAACAGTTCTACAATCTGCAGCTTGTGAATGGTTTTTGCTCTTTTGGCTGCTTATTGATGCTGTACTCTCGTATCTGCTAACAAAATTTGCAAGTTATTGCGGATTGCAAATACCTTCCATGTTTTGTTCCAGGCTCGATCATTTTCTGGGAAATGAAAAACctggattttataaaaaattaatttgcagCAACCATAGATCTGAAATGTCATCCTTGATTTCTTGTCACATTCATGGGAAGCTTGCTGGTGGCTACGGTATGTGTGAGGAATGCCTATTGTCATCCACAATGAAAAGCGTACCAAGCCCAGACATAAACAGGCTGTTGATGGGTAAGTTTGGGTTTGATATTGGTGCTCCTGGTTTCCAGAACTCATTGCAGAACAGGGAGCTTGTTTCTGGTTCTGTTGGTACGAGGATGTGCTCATGTTGCAAGAGATCAAGACAAACTTCCAACAGAATAGCCCAACTGAAATCACCTAGGAGTGGGATGACTAAGCCCAATATTCCTTTGCCCCGTCATCTGACCCACCGtgaaaatataaggaaaaagagaaagaaatttcCTGGGTCTGTAACATCTCACCGTCTTGTAAGGTGTGATTACAATCCCCGCTCTCATGTAGGATACGCTGAGCTCAAGTTCACTTTTGATTCTGATTCTGAATTTCCattttttgatgatgatgaaggcAGTAGTATtggtaaaaaaatgaaagagctGAAGGAAGAGTCCACAGTTCCACCCAAAACACTGACTGATGGTATAAGCTCAGAGAAGATGACGCATCATTCCTTGAGAAGCTTGGCTTCTGATGTTGATCTGAACCGGCAGCAAGCTGATCATGAAAACTGTCCTTCTGCACTACCTGAGCTTATTTCTTTAGATGATTGTCCTTCATCCAGTGTAATGGAGACTCCTCCTGGAGTGTCATCAGTGAGAAGTGAGCTCAAGTTTCCTTTCTTTCAGAGCTACAATCTTTCTGCACTCTCTGATCTCATGTCACTTGTGGTTCCCTCATCATTTAGTGCTGTTGAAGGTCCTCTGGAAGCATCAGAAAGGAATT CAGCAGACTACACTGGAACAGGTGACGGGCGATATATATCCATCAACAAGCACAAGGAGATTTCCAAATTAACTACGTCAATCAGAGGAGGTGATCGGGTTGCTACTGAAGTACCTTCCATAAATTCTTGTAATGTGGATCTGATTGACGTGTGGAAGCCTGCTGCCAATAGCGAGGAAGGAGAAGCACACACTTTTATGGCAGAAAAAGGGACTGCGAATGAACATGAAAGAGTTGATGAAAATTTGGAGTTGCCAACAGAAAATGTTTTCGCTGAAGTGCCTGATTTatcattgaataataaaatcaatgggGTGGAAGGTCGTGGGGATGAATTGGAGATGAATGATGCTTTGGGGCCTAATGGGGTTCAGACGCTCCAGACTGAAAGAGCTGAATCATCTGGTCTCGAATCTCTCGATGGAAGCTTTGTCAATGACATTGAAGGTGAAAGTATTGTTGATCGGTTAAAGCGACAAGTGGAGCATGATAAAAGACGCATAAGCGATTTGTATGAggaattagaagaagaaagaagtgCTTCTGCAATTGCTGCAAATCAGGCAATGGCCATGATCAATAGGCTGCAAGAGGAGAAGGCAGCACTTCATATGGAGGCCCTGCAGTACCTAAGAATGATGGAAGAGCAAGCAGAGCATGACGTAGAGGCTCTTGAGAAAGCTAATGATCTTCTGGCTGAGAGGGAGAAAGAAATACAGGACTTGGAAGCAGAGAtagattttttacaatttaacaCCCCCGATGAACCAGTGGCGGAGACAATACATGTGAAAAGTTACGATCTGAAGGAGAAAAATATGAGTTTAGAGAATACTTCCAAAGGCGATGATGATACCAATGTTCCTTGTAGCTCATCGTTTAGGGAGGTCTTGAATGGCAGTGAAAAACCTGCTACTGTCAAATCTTTGTTGTCAGAATATGATGATGAACAGTTGCTCATTTCACAACGTTTGAAGGGTTTGGAGAGGAAACTTCATCAATTTGCATCTCATGGGGCTTCACAATTCGTGTCTAATGGTGATTATTCCGAGGAAGCTCATGGAGCTCTCAACGAGGGAGAATCTCTTGACTACGAGGGGAGCCGAACAAATGATCAGACAAAGGAGGATAATTTGTCAACGCAAAAGGATTCACCTGTATCTAATGGAAGCCTCCCTGCCCATGAAACGTCCAGCGCTTTCATTGCCAAAGATCAAGATGTTTGTAACGAAAGTAATCATCCAGTTTTCAATGGACAAAAACCCTCCGAGCAACATAACGAGATTGATTTGGTTGTTCTTGAAAAGGAGATATCAGACCTTAATGGGAGATTGGAAACACTTGAATTTGATAAGAATTTTCTGGAGCATGCTTTTAATTCTCTTCAATCTAGAAAAGAGGGACTGCAGTTTGTTCAAGAAATAGCTCATCATCTGCAAAAATCGCGGAAAATGGGGATGAGAAATAGTGACCAATCTGTTCCTTGA
- the LOC133691596 gene encoding probable myosin-binding protein 4 isoform X2 has product MAATGTSFIKVQRNLQRFTTVLQSAACEWFLLFWLLIDAVLSYLLTKFASYCGLQIPSMFCSRLDHFLGNEKPGFYKKLICSNHRSEMSSLISCHIHGKLAGGYGMCEECLLSSTMKSVPSPDINRLLMGKFGFDIGAPGFQNSLQNRELVSGSVGTRMCSCCKRSRQTSNRIAQLKSPRSGMTKPNIPLPRHLTHRENIRKKRKKFPGSVTSHRLVRCDYNPRSHVGYAELKFTFDSDSEFPFFDDDEGSSIGKKMKELKEESTVPPKTLTDGISSEKMTHHSLRSLASDVDLNRQQADHENCPSALPELISLDDCPSSSVMETPPGVSSVRSELKFPFFQSYNLSALSDLMSLVVPSSFSAVEGPLEASERNSDYTGTGDGRYISINKHKEISKLTTSIRGGDRVATEVPSINSCNVDLIDVWKPAANSEEGEAHTFMAEKGTANEHERVDENLELPTENVFAEVPDLSLNNKINGVEGRGDELEMNDALGPNGVQTLQTERAESSGLESLDGSFVNDIEGESIVDRLKRQVEHDKRRISDLYEELEEERSASAIAANQAMAMINRLQEEKAALHMEALQYLRMMEEQAEHDVEALEKANDLLAEREKEIQDLEAEIDFLQFNTPDEPVAETIHVKSYDLKEKNMSLENTSKGDDDTNVPCSSSFREVLNGSEKPATVKSLLSEYDDEQLLISQRLKGLERKLHQFASHGASQFVSNGDYSEEAHGALNEGESLDYEGSRTNDQTKEDNLSTQKDSPVSNGSLPAHETSSAFIAKDQDVCNESNHPVFNGQKPSEQHNEIDLVVLEKEISDLNGRLETLEFDKNFLEHAFNSLQSRKEGLQFVQEIAHHLQKSRKMGMRNSDQSVP; this is encoded by the exons ATGGCTGCAACTGGCACTTCATTTATTAAAGTACAGAGGAATCTGCAGAGGTTCACAACAGTTCTACAATCTGCAGCTTGTGAATGGTTTTTGCTCTTTTGGCTGCTTATTGATGCTGTACTCTCGTATCTGCTAACAAAATTTGCAAGTTATTGCGGATTGCAAATACCTTCCATGTTTTGTTCCAGGCTCGATCATTTTCTGGGAAATGAAAAACctggattttataaaaaattaatttgcagCAACCATAGATCTGAAATGTCATCCTTGATTTCTTGTCACATTCATGGGAAGCTTGCTGGTGGCTACGGTATGTGTGAGGAATGCCTATTGTCATCCACAATGAAAAGCGTACCAAGCCCAGACATAAACAGGCTGTTGATGGGTAAGTTTGGGTTTGATATTGGTGCTCCTGGTTTCCAGAACTCATTGCAGAACAGGGAGCTTGTTTCTGGTTCTGTTGGTACGAGGATGTGCTCATGTTGCAAGAGATCAAGACAAACTTCCAACAGAATAGCCCAACTGAAATCACCTAGGAGTGGGATGACTAAGCCCAATATTCCTTTGCCCCGTCATCTGACCCACCGtgaaaatataaggaaaaagagaaagaaatttcCTGGGTCTGTAACATCTCACCGTCTTGTAAGGTGTGATTACAATCCCCGCTCTCATGTAGGATACGCTGAGCTCAAGTTCACTTTTGATTCTGATTCTGAATTTCCattttttgatgatgatgaaggcAGTAGTATtggtaaaaaaatgaaagagctGAAGGAAGAGTCCACAGTTCCACCCAAAACACTGACTGATGGTATAAGCTCAGAGAAGATGACGCATCATTCCTTGAGAAGCTTGGCTTCTGATGTTGATCTGAACCGGCAGCAAGCTGATCATGAAAACTGTCCTTCTGCACTACCTGAGCTTATTTCTTTAGATGATTGTCCTTCATCCAGTGTAATGGAGACTCCTCCTGGAGTGTCATCAGTGAGAAGTGAGCTCAAGTTTCCTTTCTTTCAGAGCTACAATCTTTCTGCACTCTCTGATCTCATGTCACTTGTGGTTCCCTCATCATTTAGTGCTGTTGAAGGTCCTCTGGAAGCATCAGAAAGGAATT CAGACTACACTGGAACAGGTGACGGGCGATATATATCCATCAACAAGCACAAGGAGATTTCCAAATTAACTACGTCAATCAGAGGAGGTGATCGGGTTGCTACTGAAGTACCTTCCATAAATTCTTGTAATGTGGATCTGATTGACGTGTGGAAGCCTGCTGCCAATAGCGAGGAAGGAGAAGCACACACTTTTATGGCAGAAAAAGGGACTGCGAATGAACATGAAAGAGTTGATGAAAATTTGGAGTTGCCAACAGAAAATGTTTTCGCTGAAGTGCCTGATTTatcattgaataataaaatcaatgggGTGGAAGGTCGTGGGGATGAATTGGAGATGAATGATGCTTTGGGGCCTAATGGGGTTCAGACGCTCCAGACTGAAAGAGCTGAATCATCTGGTCTCGAATCTCTCGATGGAAGCTTTGTCAATGACATTGAAGGTGAAAGTATTGTTGATCGGTTAAAGCGACAAGTGGAGCATGATAAAAGACGCATAAGCGATTTGTATGAggaattagaagaagaaagaagtgCTTCTGCAATTGCTGCAAATCAGGCAATGGCCATGATCAATAGGCTGCAAGAGGAGAAGGCAGCACTTCATATGGAGGCCCTGCAGTACCTAAGAATGATGGAAGAGCAAGCAGAGCATGACGTAGAGGCTCTTGAGAAAGCTAATGATCTTCTGGCTGAGAGGGAGAAAGAAATACAGGACTTGGAAGCAGAGAtagattttttacaatttaacaCCCCCGATGAACCAGTGGCGGAGACAATACATGTGAAAAGTTACGATCTGAAGGAGAAAAATATGAGTTTAGAGAATACTTCCAAAGGCGATGATGATACCAATGTTCCTTGTAGCTCATCGTTTAGGGAGGTCTTGAATGGCAGTGAAAAACCTGCTACTGTCAAATCTTTGTTGTCAGAATATGATGATGAACAGTTGCTCATTTCACAACGTTTGAAGGGTTTGGAGAGGAAACTTCATCAATTTGCATCTCATGGGGCTTCACAATTCGTGTCTAATGGTGATTATTCCGAGGAAGCTCATGGAGCTCTCAACGAGGGAGAATCTCTTGACTACGAGGGGAGCCGAACAAATGATCAGACAAAGGAGGATAATTTGTCAACGCAAAAGGATTCACCTGTATCTAATGGAAGCCTCCCTGCCCATGAAACGTCCAGCGCTTTCATTGCCAAAGATCAAGATGTTTGTAACGAAAGTAATCATCCAGTTTTCAATGGACAAAAACCCTCCGAGCAACATAACGAGATTGATTTGGTTGTTCTTGAAAAGGAGATATCAGACCTTAATGGGAGATTGGAAACACTTGAATTTGATAAGAATTTTCTGGAGCATGCTTTTAATTCTCTTCAATCTAGAAAAGAGGGACTGCAGTTTGTTCAAGAAATAGCTCATCATCTGCAAAAATCGCGGAAAATGGGGATGAGAAATAGTGACCAATCTGTTCCTTGA
- the LOC133691371 gene encoding iron-sulfur protein required for NADH dehydrogenase, mitochondrial-like isoform X1: protein MKGFLGPLCRLGGIRGYSGTFKRSQLRLEGVKDVIAVASGKGGVGKSTTAVNLAVALAKNCQLKVGLLDADVYGPSVPMMMKIDRKPDITEDKKMIPIENYGVKCMSMGFLVEKDAPIVWRGPMVMSALAKMTRGVDWGNLDILVVDMPPGTGDAQLTMTQNLQLSGALIVSTPQDIALMDARRGANMFSKVDVPILGFVENMSFFKCPHCGEPSFIFGKEGTRNAAASMGYKLIGEIPLEVDIRKGSDEGVPVVISAPDSVISKAYGDTAKNVVSKLEELAKEQTLHPEINL, encoded by the exons ATGAAGGGATTCTTGGGACCTTTATGT AGGCTTGGAGGTATTAGAGGCTACTCAGGGACGTTTAAGAGATCACAGTTGCGGCTTGAAGGGGTTAAGGATGTTATTGCTGTTGCTTCTGGTAAAGGTGGCGTTGGAAAATCCACCACTGCtg TTAATTTGGCAGTTGCACTTGCTAAGAATTGCCAACTAAAGGTGGGCCTGCTTGATGCTGATGTTTATGGACCATCTGTTCCTATGATGATGAAGATTGACAGGAAGCCAGATATTACTGAAG ATAAAAAGATGATTCCAATTGAGAACTATGGAGTTAAGTGCATGTCAATGGGATTTCTTGTTGAGAAGGATGCCCCTATTGTATGGAGAGGTCCCATG GTGATGAGTGCTCTTGCCAAAATGACTAGGGGAGTTGATTGGGGAAATCTTGACATTCTTGTGGTGGATATGCCCCCTGGCACTGGCGATGCACAACTAACCATGACTCAAAATCTGCAGCTCTCTG GTGCATTGATTGTTTCAACTCCACAAGATATTGCTTTGATGGATGCACGTCGAGGAGCTAATATGTTCTCTAAAGTTGATGTTCCT ATTTTGGGATTTGTAGAGAACATGAGTTTCTTCAAATGCCCACATTGTGGTGAGCCTTCATTCATTTTTGGGAAAGAAGGAACTAGAAATGCAGCTGCTTCAATGGGTTACAAATTAATCGGTGAG ATACCATTGGAAGTAGACATTAGAAAAGGTTCCGATGAAGGTGTCCCTGTTGTCATTTCAGCACCTGATTCTGTGATCTCCAAAGCATATGGTGATACAGCAAAAAATGTTGTCAGCAAACTTGAGGAATTGGCAAAGGAACAAACTCTCCACCCAGAGATTAATCTGTAA
- the LOC133691371 gene encoding iron-sulfur protein required for NADH dehydrogenase, mitochondrial-like isoform X2, whose protein sequence is MKGFLGPLCRLGGIRGYSGTFKRSQLRLEGVKDVIAVASGKGGVGKSTTAVNLAVALAKNCQLKVGLLDADVYGPSVPMMMKIDRKPDITEDKKMIPIENYGVKCMSMGFLVEKDAPIVWRGPMVMSALAKMTRGVDWGNLDILVVDMPPGTGDAQLTMTQNLQLSGALIVSTPQDIALMDARRGANMFSKVDVPILGFVENMSFFKCPHCGEPSFIFGKEGTRNAAASMGYKLIDTIGSRH, encoded by the exons ATGAAGGGATTCTTGGGACCTTTATGT AGGCTTGGAGGTATTAGAGGCTACTCAGGGACGTTTAAGAGATCACAGTTGCGGCTTGAAGGGGTTAAGGATGTTATTGCTGTTGCTTCTGGTAAAGGTGGCGTTGGAAAATCCACCACTGCtg TTAATTTGGCAGTTGCACTTGCTAAGAATTGCCAACTAAAGGTGGGCCTGCTTGATGCTGATGTTTATGGACCATCTGTTCCTATGATGATGAAGATTGACAGGAAGCCAGATATTACTGAAG ATAAAAAGATGATTCCAATTGAGAACTATGGAGTTAAGTGCATGTCAATGGGATTTCTTGTTGAGAAGGATGCCCCTATTGTATGGAGAGGTCCCATG GTGATGAGTGCTCTTGCCAAAATGACTAGGGGAGTTGATTGGGGAAATCTTGACATTCTTGTGGTGGATATGCCCCCTGGCACTGGCGATGCACAACTAACCATGACTCAAAATCTGCAGCTCTCTG GTGCATTGATTGTTTCAACTCCACAAGATATTGCTTTGATGGATGCACGTCGAGGAGCTAATATGTTCTCTAAAGTTGATGTTCCT ATTTTGGGATTTGTAGAGAACATGAGTTTCTTCAAATGCCCACATTGTGGTGAGCCTTCATTCATTTTTGGGAAAGAAGGAACTAGAAATGCAGCTGCTTCAATGGGTTACAAATTAATCG ATACCATTGGAAGTAGACATTAG
- the LOC133692210 gene encoding fructokinase-1-like isoform X1 — protein MHHCTVTLESPLPYHAPSSHPIFSPPLHPRHFILPFSPPKTGGLYHHHHSVFTCKGIQLSVPSHGSASLVPSNGNGAAIHDWKLRSVGLKSIDVATLGNLCVDIVLNVPKLPPRSREARFAYMQELSKSPPDRKYWEAGGNCNMAIAAARLGLHCATIGHVGDEIYGQFLLDVLREERISMAGMSEDDDIVDSSSASYETLLCWVLVDPLQRHGFCSRADFSKEPAFSWMSKLSGEVKVAIKQSKILFCNGFGFDELSPGLIMLALDYAVDVGTSIFFDPGPRGKSLMTGSPEERQALRHFLKMSDVLLLTSDEAESLTGIGNPMLAGKELLKNGIRTKWVIVKMGSRGSILVTMSSISCAPAFKVNVIDTVGCGDSFVAAIALGYIHKMPLVHTLAIANAVGAATAMGCGAGRNVATLDKVTELMRASDINEDDEFWSELVKDLNTEEITFLSKMVINGRNIQVNHIALQKVVSELLPKLENSWLEGKVAS, from the exons ATGCATCACTGCACTGTAACCCTCGAATCTCCACTCCCTTACCATGCACCCTCTTCTCACCCGATCTTCTCTCCCCCTCTTCACCCTAGACATTTTATCCTCCCTTTTTCCCCTCCAAAAACTGGAGGACtctatcaccaccaccactccgTTTTCACCTGCAAAGGAATCCAACTTTCCGTCCCCAGTCATGGCTCGGCCTCGCTTGTCCCTTCAAACGGTAACGGTGCTGCTATTCATGACTGGAAATTAAGGAGTGTTGGTCTAAAAAGTATTGATGTTGCCACTCTGGGAAATCTGTGTGTTGATATTGTTCTTAATGTTCCAAAATTGCCCCCTCGTTCTCGTGAGGCTCGTTTTGCTTATATGCAAGAGCTGTCCAAGTCTCCACCTGATAGG AAATACTGGGAAGCTGGGGGTAACTGCAATATGGCTATAGCAGCTGCAAGATTGGGACTTCATTGCGCCACGATTGGTCATGTGGGTGATGAAATATATGGGCAGTTTTTGCTAGATGTGCTTCGCGAGGAGAGGATTAGCATGGCTGGGATGAgtgaagatgatgatattgtTGATAGTTCTAGTGCCTCGTATGAGACCCTTTTGTGCTGGGTTCTTGTTGACCCTTTGCAAAGACATGGATTTTGTAG TCGAGCAGATTTCTCTAAGGAGCCTGCTTTTAGCTGGATGAGTAAATTATCAGGAGAAGTAAAGGTGGCTATTAAACAGTCAAAGATCCTGTTCTGCAATGGTTTTGGCTTTGATGAGCTCTCCCCAGGTCTGATAATGTTAGCTCTAGATTATGCCGTTGACGTTGGGACATCTATTTTCTTTGATCCCGGACCCCGTGGAAAGAGTCTTATGACTGGTTCACCTGAAGAACGACAAGCACTTCGCCATTTCTTGAAGATGAGCGATGTTCTTCTTCTAACATCCGATGAG GCTGAGTCATTGACTGGCATAGGAAACCCAATGCTAGCAGGGAAAGAATTGCTTAAAAACGGGATACGCACGAAATGGGTGATTGTTAAGATGGGTTCAAGGGGCTCAATTCTAGTCACCATGTCCAGTATATCCTGTGCACCTGCATTCAAG GTGAATGTCATTGACACTGTTGGATGTGGAGATAGTTTTGTAGCTGCTATTGCACTTGGTTATATCCATAAGATGCCCTTGGTACATACATTGGCGATCGCAAACGCGGTAGGCGCTGCAACTGCCATGGGCTGTGGTGCTGGTCGTAATGTGGCTACCTTGGATAAAGTAACTGAACTCATGAGAGCATCAGACATCAATGAGGATGATGAATTCTGGAGTGAACTGGTAAAAGATTTGAACACTGAGGAAATCACGTTTCTATCAAAAATGGTCATAAATGGAAGGAACATTCAAGTAAACCACATCGCTCTACAAAAAGTGGTTTCTGAACTGCTGCCTAAGCTTGAAAATAGTTGGCTAGAGGGAAAAGTGGCTTCTTGA
- the LOC133692210 gene encoding fructokinase-1-like isoform X2: protein MHHCTVTLESPLPYHAPSSHPIFSPPLHPRHFILPFSPPKTGGLYHHHHSVFTCKGIQLSVPSHGSASLVPSNGNGAAIHDWKLRSVGLKSIDVATLGNLCVDIVLNVPKLPPRSREARFAYMQELSKSPPDRKYWEAGGNCNMAIAAARLGLHCATIGHVGDEIYGQFLLDVLREERISMAGMSEDDDIVDSSSASYETLLCWVLVDPLQRHGFCSRADFSKEPAFSWMSKLSGEVKVAIKQSKILFCNGFGFDELSPGLIMLALDYAVDVGTSIFFDPGPRGKSLMTGSPEERQALRHFLKMSDVLLLTSDEAESLTGIGNPMLAGKELLKNGIRTKWVIVKMGSRGSILVTMSSISCAPAFKLSKPERMQKPRACHVVNILLY, encoded by the exons ATGCATCACTGCACTGTAACCCTCGAATCTCCACTCCCTTACCATGCACCCTCTTCTCACCCGATCTTCTCTCCCCCTCTTCACCCTAGACATTTTATCCTCCCTTTTTCCCCTCCAAAAACTGGAGGACtctatcaccaccaccactccgTTTTCACCTGCAAAGGAATCCAACTTTCCGTCCCCAGTCATGGCTCGGCCTCGCTTGTCCCTTCAAACGGTAACGGTGCTGCTATTCATGACTGGAAATTAAGGAGTGTTGGTCTAAAAAGTATTGATGTTGCCACTCTGGGAAATCTGTGTGTTGATATTGTTCTTAATGTTCCAAAATTGCCCCCTCGTTCTCGTGAGGCTCGTTTTGCTTATATGCAAGAGCTGTCCAAGTCTCCACCTGATAGG AAATACTGGGAAGCTGGGGGTAACTGCAATATGGCTATAGCAGCTGCAAGATTGGGACTTCATTGCGCCACGATTGGTCATGTGGGTGATGAAATATATGGGCAGTTTTTGCTAGATGTGCTTCGCGAGGAGAGGATTAGCATGGCTGGGATGAgtgaagatgatgatattgtTGATAGTTCTAGTGCCTCGTATGAGACCCTTTTGTGCTGGGTTCTTGTTGACCCTTTGCAAAGACATGGATTTTGTAG TCGAGCAGATTTCTCTAAGGAGCCTGCTTTTAGCTGGATGAGTAAATTATCAGGAGAAGTAAAGGTGGCTATTAAACAGTCAAAGATCCTGTTCTGCAATGGTTTTGGCTTTGATGAGCTCTCCCCAGGTCTGATAATGTTAGCTCTAGATTATGCCGTTGACGTTGGGACATCTATTTTCTTTGATCCCGGACCCCGTGGAAAGAGTCTTATGACTGGTTCACCTGAAGAACGACAAGCACTTCGCCATTTCTTGAAGATGAGCGATGTTCTTCTTCTAACATCCGATGAG GCTGAGTCATTGACTGGCATAGGAAACCCAATGCTAGCAGGGAAAGAATTGCTTAAAAACGGGATACGCACGAAATGGGTGATTGTTAAGATGGGTTCAAGGGGCTCAATTCTAGTCACCATGTCCAGTATATCCTGTGCACCTGCATTCAAG CTGTCAAAACCTGAGAGGATGCAAAAACCAAGAGCATGCCATGTAGTGAACATTCTTTTATACTAA